CCCTTAACACGTGCCAAGAGAAACTCTTTATTGATTTGCATCGTTGTAATCACAGCCATCAATAAATGATACATGTTATCCAAAATGGACAAACTTTTCCATACGTACGGTTGCATGTCATCTTCTGTATCAACAATATCACCAAACGGGGTGTTATGCATCATCGAAAGCACAGTATTGGTTGTACCTACACAACTGGATAATAAGGCACGCATATGCTCCAATGAAACGGGATTGCGCTTTTGCGGCATAATGGAGCTGACTTGCACATATGGATCGGCCACTCTCACAGCACTAAACTCTTGTGTGCACCACAACAGGAAATCCTGTACCGATCGGCCAAGATTGATCGCCGCTAATTGAACTGCCAGCATCGCCTCACCAAGATAATCTGCTCCACTAATGGCATCGTAAGAATTTTCCACCATTTCATCAAAACCTAATAATTCTTTCATTTGAACGCGACTAATCGCAAAGCCAGAAGTGGTCAGGGCAGCCGCTCCCATTGGACTTCGATTACAATTTTCGTAAGCAGAACGTAATCGACGTAGGTCGCGTTCCAGGGAATCTGCCATCGCCATTACATAGTGAGCCAAAGTGGTTGGTTGTGCCTGTTGGGTATGAGTATAACCAACCATGATGGTATCAATATTCTCCTGTGCAACTAGTAACAAATGTTTATGCAAAAGCATTCCAGATGAATACGTTGCCAGTAGCTTCTCCCTTAGCACCATCCGATAAATGCAAATTCCCATGTCATTGCGGCTACGAGCAATATGTAAATTGCCAGCGATGTCACCTGCCAGCTCTAGCAACTGGCTTTCCACCTGAAAAAATAGGTCCTCATATTCACCTGTGTAACTAGACTGACGTAGGGTGTCTACATCTAGCTTCTGTAATGCATACGCGATTCGTCTCGCTTCCTCCATAGAAAGTAAGCCCTGTTCTTTTAGCATGATTACGTGAGCCTTATTGATGGCCATCATGGGGGCTAACAGATGGACTTTGGCTTCTTCAAAGGCTGGTTCTAGAACTACCTTAGCATAGGTTTTCCCTGGGAAGCTGGTTCCTTCCTTAGCGTACATTTTCGCTTGTTGAGCTTGAAAATTCATGTTTGATACCTCCTTGTCTATTTTAGTGGGTCTTGTATTCCACATCCGTGGGTCTCCTTTAGATTGAGACCCCTCACGGATGTAAATAAATAGACTGCTTTATTGCTTCAAACTGATCATATTAACAAACATGCGAATTGCACCTGGCACTAAACTAGGTATTTGACGATACCAGACCAAGGAGCTGTACGTGTAGGTTCCTTTGCCATATTTCGCAGTAAGATAGGTACCTGTGAACTCCTTCTCTTTGGCATCTCCATTGCTTATTAACTCGATATACTCTTTGCCACAAGCAGATGGATTGTAGGCAGAGCGATCCTGAACCCAATGATTCCAGTCCTGTACAGTAATTCTGTTGGGAGTTGTAAATAAAGGGTGTTCTGGTTGTAGCATCGTCACTTTGGAATTTTCATCCGTAACACGCCACTTTATAAGCGGTTGCCCAATTGTAATGGGATAAGGAGCCAGATCAGGTGTCCATTTATCCTCGGGTTTATGATACAAAACGACAAGATTACCACCATTCTCTACGTATTGAAGTAGACGCTTATTACTTGGGATCAGCTCTGGGCGGAACCCGTAAGCGCGTATCCCAAGCACAATTGTGTCATATTGCTCTAAATCGCCTGATTCTACTGCTTTTGCATCCAAATTGACCACGTTTATACCTAATTGCCGCAGATACTGATCGATTTGATCAAAACCACTAGAAATATATCCTACCTTTATATTTTTTGTCAGTTGCAGATCAAAAGCTTGAATGGCAAGTGTAGCAGGATGGATGTAATAGGTGGTGCCAATGTGTGGATATGTGATGACTTGCACGTTTTCTTGACTCTGTAAGCCTTTTGCGCTGGCTTTTGCTGTGACCTCGTACGTACCGTTTTTTACTCTTTGGGACGGGGTTACCTGAAATGAAACGCTTTTGGTTTCCCCTTTATTAGCAAAGATGAGTTTACTCGACGCTGGCTTCGCAATCCAGCCGGCTGGTAACACAAGCGAGATGGTTGGTTCACAAGCACCTGTCGTATTGTTTTTCACCGTAACATTGACTGGAATTGATTGATTTTGCTGGAGGGTGTTTAACACAGTAGCATCCGGGCTAAGCGATAGAGAAAATGGTGGCAAGATCCCCACCGTAGCTTGCGGTACAGCATGTAATGTCGCATCCTCTCCAAAAGCACTATAGGTAATATCACTAGAGAAGATCGGTAAGCGGAACGGATGAAATTTGACTGCATGTTTTGGAATATGTACGTCATAAGTTACTGATATGGTCTGATTGTAGCCCACCTGTCCAAACGTCGTAGGTCCAGTCGCGTTCACCTTCCATCCTTCTGGTGTCTTTAGCGATATCCTTACATTTTTAATGGCGACCTGACTGCCATTATATGCTGTTACCGTCACTTTAGTCGTTTGCCCAGGAATCAGCTCATTGCTGGCAGTTTTTACTTTGCCCACCAACGACAATGCCTCTGCACTCGCTTTATTTAATTGGCGTTCTTTTATCTGTAATCGATGAAGCACATCCCCCATGCTTCTTGCATCTAGATCAGTTGATTTAGCCTCCTTGATCGTATCTGTTACATCCTTTTTCATTTGATGTATTCCCGTAGCCACTTTCAAAAAGTCAGGATATGACCTGAGAATATGTTCTGCATCGCTTTGTAGCTGATGGATTTTTTGGGATAACCGACCTCCTAGCTTCTGTTGAGCAATCTCTTTTGACCAATCCTCAAACGTAGTGGAAATTCCCTCAAACAAATCTCCTTCCTTCTGCTTTATCGGCCCAACTGATTTGGCTAGCTTGTAGTAAACGAAGTCCGGTCCTTCTTCATAGTGACGTCCCATCCCCTGACTTTTGTGCATAAAACGTGATTCTTCCCCCAACTGCTTGTAAGAGGCTCCATATATTTGGTCGTAATCACCTATAGGAACCCGAACTGTATAATCCTTAACACCTGCTGGTAGATATAGCTTTTTAACCTGCCAGGGTG
This is a stretch of genomic DNA from Brevibacillus laterosporus DSM 25. It encodes these proteins:
- a CDS encoding NEW3 domain-containing protein, which translates into the protein MRTGILYLRPFFTWFAGFTSIALIASLVTLPPSQTVHADRGVVDLWKAILPLTTVASAMNTGAHPDDEHSATLAYLSLGKGIETTSLIANRGEGGQNEIGGELGNSLGIIRTRELQEASKITNVNLINLSEQMNDQIYDFGFSKSPDETLEKWGEQNTYERLIRHIRQVRPDVVIPAFLNEESTHGHHRAMNVITVRAFEDAANPAVFPEQVKAGLSPWQVKKLYLPAGVKDYTVRVPIGDYDQIYGASYKQLGEESRFMHKSQGMGRHYEEGPDFVYYKLAKSVGPIKQKEGDLFEGISTTFEDWSKEIAQQKLGGRLSQKIHQLQSDAEHILRSYPDFLKVATGIHQMKKDVTDTIKEAKSTDLDARSMGDVLHRLQIKERQLNKASAEALSLVGKVKTASNELIPGQTTKVTVTAYNGSQVAIKNVRISLKTPEGWKVNATGPTTFGQVGYNQTISVTYDVHIPKHAVKFHPFRLPIFSSDITYSAFGEDATLHAVPQATVGILPPFSLSLSPDATVLNTLQQNQSIPVNVTVKNNTTGACEPTISLVLPAGWIAKPASSKLIFANKGETKSVSFQVTPSQRVKNGTYEVTAKASAKGLQSQENVQVITYPHIGTTYYIHPATLAIQAFDLQLTKNIKVGYISSGFDQIDQYLRQLGINVVNLDAKAVESGDLEQYDTIVLGIRAYGFRPELIPSNKRLLQYVENGGNLVVLYHKPEDKWTPDLAPYPITIGQPLIKWRVTDENSKVTMLQPEHPLFTTPNRITVQDWNHWVQDRSAYNPSACGKEYIELISNGDAKEKEFTGTYLTAKYGKGTYTYSSLVWYRQIPSLVPGAIRMFVNMISLKQ
- the argH gene encoding argininosuccinate lyase, producing MNFQAQQAKMYAKEGTSFPGKTYAKVVLEPAFEEAKVHLLAPMMAINKAHVIMLKEQGLLSMEEARRIAYALQKLDVDTLRQSSYTGEYEDLFFQVESQLLELAGDIAGNLHIARSRNDMGICIYRMVLREKLLATYSSGMLLHKHLLLVAQENIDTIMVGYTHTQQAQPTTLAHYVMAMADSLERDLRRLRSAYENCNRSPMGAAALTTSGFAISRVQMKELLGFDEMVENSYDAISGADYLGEAMLAVQLAAINLGRSVQDFLLWCTQEFSAVRVADPYVQVSSIMPQKRNPVSLEHMRALLSSCVGTTNTVLSMMHNTPFGDIVDTEDDMQPYVWKSLSILDNMYHLLMAVITTMQINKEFLLARVKGSFATVTELADTLVRTDKLSFRTAHHIVSYVVQQAIKQGMTADQVTLHMVNEAAQQVIKREVLLTEAELAEALDPVHFVTIRSLPGGPSPREMIRMIEARKTTQKLMQDWWQTATLRCQTALSQLDYTLSTWSENT